One window of the Camelina sativa cultivar DH55 chromosome 1, Cs, whole genome shotgun sequence genome contains the following:
- the LOC104723861 gene encoding elongation of fatty acids protein 3-like codes for MASVYSTLTYWLVHHPYIANFTWTEGENFGSTVPFVFVVISVYLSATFLLRYYIDALPTLGPRILKPITAVHSLILFFLSLIMAVGCTLSLISSQDPKLRLVHAVCLPLDVKPSGPLFFWAQVFYLSKILEFVDTLLIILNKAIHRLSFLHVYHHATVLIMCYLWLRTRQSLFPVGLVMNSTVHVIMYGYYFLCAVGSRPKWKMLVTNCQIVQFVIGLGLGTAGWIPTHYFGPGCSGVWGVYFNGAFNASLLALFYNFHSKNYARTTTSTMYKVETFIFINGERWARKAIRLFSKKYD; via the coding sequence ATGGCATCAGTTTACTCCACCCTAACCTACTGGCTGGTGCATCACCCCTACATCGCCAACTTCACATGGACCGAAGGTGAAAACTTTGGCTCCACCGTCCCCTTCGTCTTCGTCGTAATCTCTGTTTACCTCTCCGCCACATTCCTCCTCCGATACTACATCGATGCACTCCCCACACTCGGTCCCCGCATTCTCAAGCCAATCACAGCCGTCCACAGcctcatcctcttcttcctctccttaaTCATGGCCGTAGGTTGCACTCTCTCCCTGATCTCGTCTCAAGATCCGAAGTTGCGTTTGGTACACGCCGTCTGTCTCCCCCTCGACGTGAAACCTAGCGGACCACTTTTCTTCTGGGCTCAAGTCTTCTACCTCTCCAAGATCCTCGAGTTCGTGGACACACTTCTCATCATACTCAACAAAGCAATCCACCGGCTATCCTTCCTCCACGTCTACCACCACGCCACGGTTTTGATAATGTGCTACCTCTGGCTCCGAACCCGCCAATCTCTGTTTCCGGTCGGTCTCGTGATGAACTCAACGGTACACGTCATCATGTACGGTTACTACTTCCTATGCGCCGTGGGGTCGAGGCCCAAGTGGAAGATGTTGGTGACGAATTGTCAGATTGTTCAGTTTGTTATTGGCTTGGGGTTAGGTACCGCGGGTTGGATCCCAACGCATTATTTCGGGCCGGGTTGCTCCGGGGTGTGGGGAGTTTATTTTAACGGTGCGTTTAATGCTTCGCTCTTGGCTCTCTTCTACAACTTCCATTCCAAGAACTATGCGAGGACGACAACCTCGACTATGTATAAGGTcgaaacttttatatttataaacgGAGAGAGGTGGGCAAGAAAAGCCATTAGATTATTTTcgaaaaaatatgattaa
- the LOC104723655 gene encoding probable boron transporter 3, translating into MDEAESFVPFQGIKKDVKGRLKCYKQDWISGLRAGFRILAPTTYIFFASAIPVITFGEQLERDTDGKITAVQTLVSTALCGVIHSIIGGQPLLILGVAEPTVIMYTFMFNFAKSRTDLGSTLFLAWTGWVCLWTGLLLFLLAVLGACTFINRFTRLAGELFGILIAMLFMQEAIRGIVDEFGVPGRTNPRLAEFQPAWVFANGMFGLVLSSGLLYTALKSRKARSWRFGAEWLRGFIADYGVPVMVVVWTGISYIPWKSVPQGIPRRLVSPNPWSPGAYQNWTVIKEMVDVPVLYILLAVVPASMIAVLYYFDHSVASQLAQQEDFNLRKPPAYHYDLFLLGFLTILCGLLGIPPSNGVIPQSPMHTKSLATLNHQLLRNKLVAAARKCIRNNATIGEVYGSMEEAYQQMQSPLIHQEPSRIQGLKQSHIQKASNVDTRVDETVFDVETEVENILPVEVKEQRVSNFLQAMMVAGCVAAMPVIKRIPSSVLWGYFAYMAIESLPGNQFWERIVLLFTAPSRRFKVLEDNHAVFVETVPFKTMAMFTLFQAAYLLVCFGITWVPVAGVLFPLMIMFLVPVRQYVLPNFFKGAHLQDLDAAEYEEAPAILSFNLKPEGEVSRATSFADSGEVMDGMFTRSRGEIRKVSSLKLGGSGSAVSSPVAGGVELMRRVVSFQNPRVSEKVYIRSLSDFRGGGGEISPRSSAGRAPFSPRSAAGGAGGGEQRLSNLGKSV; encoded by the exons ATGGACGAAGCAGAAAGCTTTGTCCCGTTTCAGGGAATAAAGAAAGATGTCAAAGGAAGACTCAAATGTTACAAGCAAGATTGGATCAGTGGTCTCAGAGCTGGATTTAG GATTCTAGCACCAACAACTTACATATTCTTTGCATCCGCGATTCCTGTGATTACATTTGGAGAACAGTTGGAAAGAGATACTG ATGGGAAGATTACTGCAGTACAAACCTTAGTTTCCACAGCATTGTGTGGAGTGATACATTCCATTATTGGAGGACAACCATTGTTGATTCTTGGTGTTGCAGAGCCTACTGTTATAATGTACACCTTCATGTTCAATTTCGCTAAGAGTAGAACGGATTTAGGCTCTACTCTCTTTCTCGCTTGGACTGGATG GGTTTGCTTGTGGACGGGgctgttgttgttcttgttagCTGTATTAGGCGCTTGCACCTTCATCAATCGATTCACTCGACTTGCTGGGGAACTGTTTGGTATCCTAATAGCCATGCTTTTTATGCAAGAAGCCATTAGA GGCATTGTGGATGAGTTTGGTGTCCCCGGAAGAACAAATCCAAGATTAGCTGAGTTTCAACCTGCTTGGGTGTTTGCAAATGGAatgttcggtttggttttgtctTCTGGACTTTTGTATACTGCACTGAAAAGCCGAAAAGCAAGGTCTTGGAGATTTGGTGCTG AATGGTTACGCGGGTTTATAGCAGATTACGGTGTTCCAGTGATGGTGGTTGTGTGGACTGGTATATCATACATACCTTGGAAAAGTGTTCCTCAAGGAATACCAAGACGTCTTGTTAGTCCTAATCCATGGTCTCCTGGTGCATATCAGAATTGGACTGTCATTAAG GAGATGGTGGATGTGCCTGTGCTTTACATTCTTTTAGCGGTTGTTCCAGCGTCGATGATTGCAGTTCTTTACTACTTTGACCATAGTGTAGCTTCGCAACTCGCACAACAGGAAGATTTTAATCTCAGAAAGCCTCCTGCTTACCATTATGATCTGTTTCTTCTAGGTTTCTTG ACAATCCTTTGCGGTCTCCTCGGGATTCCTCCATCCAATGGTGTCATCCCTCAGTCTCCAATGCACACTAAAAGCTTGGCAACATTGAATCACCAG TTACTTCGAAACAAACTTGTGGCAGCTGCGCGTAAATGCATCAGAAACAATGCAACAATAGGAGAAGTCTATGGAAGCATGGAAGAAGCTTACCAACAAATGCAGAGCCCTCTGATACACCAAGAGCCTTCTCGG ATTCAGGGACTCAAACAGTCACATATTCAAAAGGCTTCAAACGTAGATACACGGGTCGATGAAACAGTGTTTGATGTAGAGACAGAAGTCGAGAATATATTGCCAGTGGAAGTAAAAGAACAAAGAGTAAGCAACTTCCTTCAAGCTATGATGGTGGCTGGATGTGTTGCAGCAATGCCTGTAATCAAAAGAATCCCAAGCTCGGTTCTTTGGGGTTACTTCGCTTACATGGCAATCGAAAGCCTTCCAGGGAATCAATTCTGGGAAAGGATCGTGCTTCTCTTCACTGCCCCAAGCAGAAGATTCAA AGTTCTTGAGGATAATCATGCGGTGTTTGTTGAAACGGTTCCGTTTAAGACAATGGCAATGTTTACTCTGTTTCAAGCGGCTTACTTGCTGGTCTGCTTTGGGATAACGTGGGTTCCGGTGGCTGGAGTTTTGTTCCCGTTGATGATAATGTTTCTTGTTCCGGTTAGGCAATATGTGTTGCCTAATTTCTTCAAAGGAGCTCATCTTCAAGACTTGGATGCTGCAGAGTATGAAGAAGCACCGGCTATCTTATCATTCAACCTCAAACCG GAAGGGGAGGTGAGCCGTGCGACGTCGTTTGCGGATAGTGGAGAAGTGATGGACGGTATGTTCACAAGAAGCAGAGGAGAGATAAGGAAAGTGAGCAGCTTAAAGCTCGGAGGAAGTGGATCGGCAGTAAGTTCTCCGGTGGCAGGAGGAGTGGAGTTGATGAGACGGGTGGTGAGTTTTCAGAATCCAAGAGTGTCGGAGAAAGTATACATCCGGAGCTTGAGTGATttcagaggaggaggaggagagataaGTCCGAGGTCGTCCGCTGGAAGAGCTCCGTTCAGTCCACGATCTGCCGCCGGAGGAGCAGGAGGAGGAGAACAGAGACTTTCTAATTTAGGAAAGTCTGTTTAG
- the LOC104723569 gene encoding hydroxyproline O-galactosyltransferase GALT3-like, which translates to MMQVMPVVRFKAGFTTVRMRNWSVGISIMVLTLITIIRYDQSDHKNPTNHTTDDSSIEGESVQEPAKKPHFMTLEDLDYLFSNMSISGGEELNSLLVWSRMRPFLERPDALPETAQGIEEATLAMKDLVFLINKEKGASSALVSKELVRNCPDFVTAFDGDLSGLRPVLELPCGLVEDSSITLVGVPDEQSKSFQIQLVGSGLSGETRRPIILRYNVNFSKPSIVQNTWTEQLGWGNEVRCPYHGSFKNHLVDELPLCNKQTGGITSEESSNDKATMDSSSLSNANFPFLKGSPFTATLWFGVEGFHMTINGQQETSFVYREKLEPWLVSAVKVSGGLKMLSALATRLPIPDEHASLVIEEKLKAPSLPGTRIELLMGVFSTGNNFKRRMALRRSWMQYEAVRSGKVAVRFLIGLHTNEKVNIEMWRKAKAYGDIQFMPFVDYYGLLSLKTVALCILGTKVIPAKYIMKTDDDAFVWIDELLSSLKEKPSSALLYGLISFASSPDRKQGSKWFIRKEEWPLDSYPPWARGPGYIISHDIAKFVVKGHRQRDLRLFKLEDVAMGIWIQQFNQTIKRVKYINDKRFHNSDCKSNYILVHYQTPRLILCLWEKLRKESQSICCE; encoded by the exons ATGATGCAAGTCATGCCAGTAGTGAGATTCAAAGCTGGTTTCACTACAGTCAGAATGAGGAACTGGTCGGTAGGAATCTCCATCATGGTTCTTACTTTGATCACTATCATCCGTTATGATCAATCTGATCACAAAAATCCGACAAATCATACAACCGATGATTCTAGTATAGAAGGAGAGAGTGTTCAGGAACCAGCAAAGAAGCCACATTTTATGACTTTGGAAGATCTTGATTATCTCTTTTCAAACATGAGCATCTCTGGAGGAGAAGAGTTGAATAGTTTGCTTGTATGGTCTCGTATGCGTCCGTTTCTTGAAAGGCCTGATGCTTTGCCAGAAACTGCTCAGGGGATCGAAGAAGCTACATTGGCCATGAAAGATTTGGTTTTCCTGATCAATAAAGAGAAAGGAGCATCTTCTGCTTTGGTCTCCAAGGAACTTGTTAGAAACTGTCCTGATTTTGTCACTGCATTTGATGGGGATTTGTCTGGTTTAAGGCCTGTACTTGAGCTCCCTTGTGGTTTAGTTGAAGATTCTTCAATAACTTTGGTTGGTGTTCCTGATGAACAGTCTAAAAGCTTCCAGATTCAGCTCGTTGGCTCGGGATTATCAGGAGAAACCCGCCGTCCAATCATCTTGCGTTACAATGTGAATTTTTCTAAGCCATCCATAGTGCAGAATACATGGACAGAACAGCTCGGTTGGGGAAACGAAGTGCGATGTCCATATCATGGGTCATTTAAAAACCATTTAG TCGATGAACTTCCTCTCTGCAACAAACAGACCGGTGGAATCACTTCGGAGGAAAGTTCCAATGATAAGGCAACtatggattcttcttctctttcaaatgCTAATTTTCCATTTCTCAAAGGGAGTCCCTTTACTGCTACATTGTGGTTTGGCGTAGAAGGTTTTCATATGACAATTAATGGGCAGCAGGAGACTTCATTTGTTTACAGAGAG AAGCTCGAGCCTTGGTTAGTCAGTGCTGTCAAGGTCTCAGGTGGTTTGAAAATGTTATCTGCCTTAGCCACAAGACTGCCCATTCCGGATGAACATGCATCTTTAGTAATAGAAGAGAAACTTAAAGCTCCATCTCTCCCTGGGACAAGAATCGAATTATTGATGGGTGTTTTCTCCACTGGAAATAATTTCAAGCGGCGTATGGCACTGAGAAGATCTTGGATGCAATATGAGGCAGTAAGATCAGGCAAAGTGGCTGTTCGATTTCTCATAGGCCT GCACACAAATGAAAAAGTCAATATAGAGATGTGGAGAAAAGCTAAGGCATATGGAGACATTCAGTTTATGCCGTTTGTTGACTACTATGGTTTACTTAGTTTGAAAACAGTTGCTCTTTGTATTCTCGGG ACCAAAGTTATACCAGCAAAATACATAATGAAGACGGATGATGATGCTTTTGTGTGGATCGATGAACTCCTATCAAGTCTAAAAGAAAAGCCGTCTAGTGCCCTTTTGTACGGTTTGATATCATTTGCTTCGTCACCGGACCGTAAACAAGGCAGCAAATGGTTTATCCGTAAAGAG GAATGGCCTTTAGATTCATATCCTCCATGGGCACGTGGCCCTGGTTACATCATCTCTCATGATATCGCGAAGTTTGTGGTGAAGGGTCATCGTCAAAGAGATCTTAGA CTTTTCAAATTGGAAGATGTGGCGATGGGGATATGGATTCAACAGTTCAACCAGACAATAAAAAGAGTCAAGTACATCAATGACAAAAGATTTCATAACAGTGACTGTAAATCAAATTACATTCTTGTTCATTACCAAACTCCTCGACTAATTTTGTGTCTCTGGGAGAAGCTGCGAAAGGAGAGCCAATCTATTTGCTGTGAATAG
- the LOC104723998 gene encoding DEAD-box ATP-dependent RNA helicase 40 — protein sequence MATTEATPASAGPRYAPEDPTLPKPWKGLIDGSTGILYYWNPETNVTQYERPSAPPPALHAGAPPHSATTPKLAQIPIPSSGQGHQAQHEQAKHVGHVSQQHGLQQQPQQFPSQHVRPQLMHQQQQHPGQQMSQQSGQQQFPQQQSQSMVSQPHGHPSVQSYQPTSQQQQQQQVMQNQHSQMPQQLSHQYAHPQQHYMGYRPHMQPQGLQNSHQAPQGGHQGQQFSSQQEYNSLAPKRDGDEFHGGKKAGFSQPHLPNSEGSPSQNAPFEANAASQRTNANLSMAQKYNGPQANMQHPVAVTQFKQPEANLIHHQLGPRPQNQMDPTMLHPKSHTSPFQSNKTYENNVQSRPGNESYVNTRMEGPVRGAQPHHPAALPKDIRIGGGPPANADPAMGQTGHGTYGHAGPAFPQKSLARPHFVTSPDVPHLSPVESYRKQHEVTTTGENIPAPYITFEASGLPAEILRELLSAGFPSPTPIQAQTWPIALQSRDIVAIAKTGSGKTLGYLIPAFILLRHCRNDSRNGPTVLILAPTRELATQIQDEALRFGRSSRISCTCLYGGAPKGPQLKELERGADIVVATPGRLNDILEMKKIDFQQVSLLVLDEADRMLDMGFEPQIRKIVNEIPPRRQTLMYTATWPKEVRKIASDLLVNPVQVNIGRVDELAANKAITQYVEVVPQMEKERRLEQILRSQERGSKVIIFCSTKRLCDHLARSVGRHFGAVVIHGDKSQGERDWVLGQFRTGKSCVLIATDVAARGLDIKDIRVVINYDFPTGVEDYVHRIGRTGRAGATGVAFTFFTEQDWKYAPDLIKVLEGANQQVPPQVRDIAMRGGGGPGYSQDRRGMANRFDSGSGGSRWDSAGGFGGRGGGFGGRDGGFGGREGGFGGREGGFGGREGGFGGREGGFGGREGSFGGREGGFDGRGGGFGTRDDSFGRGGNRGRGFTGPDAGRMNVGGRGGFSRFGNNNMDGGGFGRGGGRGFGRGVGRFDNRRGRSRSRSPDLVRPRRRSLSYSRSRSRSRSYSRSRSRSWSRSRSRSPRHSRDRGGHNRSRSYSRSPSPVYERRDRRPRMSGFDIKPPIESVVNPDMNAVETVVPTAMSERQGNGVVESEIEAALVRPVVDEP from the exons ATGGCCACAACAGAAGCTACTCCAGCTTCTGCTGGTCCAAGATATGCTCCAGAGGACCCAACTCTTCCCAAACCATGGAAAGGACTTATTGATGGAAGCACTGGAATTCTATATTACTGGAATCCTGAAACGAATGTCACTCAGTATGAAAGACCTTCTGCGCCTCCTCCAGCTTTGCACGCTGGTGCTCCTCCGCACTCTGCCACAACGCCCAAGCTCGCTCAGATTCCTATACCTTCTTCAGGACAAGGTCACCAAGCTCAGCACGAACAAGCAAAACATGTTGGTCACGTGTCTCAACAGCATGGTTTACAACAACAGCCACAGCAATTTCCGTCCCAACATGTAAGACCCCAATTGATgcaccagcagcagcagcatccGGGCCAGCAAATGTCTCAACAATCAGGTCAACAACAGTTTCCCCAACAACAGAGTCAGTCAATGGTCTCGCAGCCACATGGACATCCTTCTGTGCAGTCATATCAGCCAACTtcgcagcagcagcagcagcagcaagtcATGCAGAATCAGCATTCACAAATGCCTCAGCAGCTGAGCCATCAGTATGCACATCCACAACAACATTACATGGGTTATCGGCCTCACATGCAACCACAAGGGCTTCAAAATTCACATCAGGCACCTCAGGGTGGTCACCAGGGTCAGCAGTTTTCTAGCCAGCAAGAGTACAACTCGTTGGCTCCAAAGAGGGATGGGGATGAGTTCCATGGGGGTAAGAAAGCTGGGTTTTCTCAACCCCATTTGCCAAATTCTGAAGGTTCACCATCTCAAAATGCCCCCTTTGAAGCCAATGCAGCATCACAAAGAACAAATGCAAACTTGTCTATGGCTCAGAAATACAATGGACCTCAAGCAAACATGCAACATCCTGTTGCAGTCACACAGTTTAAACAGCCAGAGGCTAACCTGATTCACCACCAGCTTGGACCTAGGCCTCAAAATCAAATGGACCCGACAATGTTGCACCCGAAGTCTCATACTTCCCCTTTccaatcaaataaaacatatgaGAATAATGTACAATCTAGACCTGGGAATGAATCTTATGTTAACACAAGAATGGAAGGGCCGGTTAGGGGTGCCCAACCACATCATCCTGCTGCATTGCCTAAG GATATAAGGATAGGTGGTGGTCCACCTGCAAATGCTGATCCTGCCATGGGGCAAACAGGGCATGGAACATATGGACACGCTGGTCCAGCTTTTCCACAGAAATCCTTGGCGAGGCCTCATTTTGTCACATCTCCTGATGTTCCTCATCTCTCACCCGTTGAAAGCTACCGGAAACAACATGAAGTCACAACAACT GGCGAGAACATTCCAGCACCATACATTACATTTGAAGCTAGTGGTCTCCCTGCTGAAATTCTAAGAGAG TTGCTTTCTGCTGGATTTCCATCACCAACACCGATCCAGGCTCAAACATGGCCAATTGCTCTGCAGAGCAGGGATATAGTTGCAATTGCAAAAACTGGTTCTGGTAAAACTTTGGGATACTTGATCCCTGCCTTCATTCTTCTACGGCACTGTCGTAACGACTCCCGAAATGGCCCCACAGTTTTGATCCTAGCTCCTACTCGGGAGCTAGCCACACAAATACAAGATGAAGCCCTTAGGTTCGGCCGGTCTTCCAGGATATCATGCACT TGTTTGTATGGTGGAGCTCCAAAGGGTCCTCAATTGAAAGAGTTGGAACGAGGAGCTGATATTGTGGTGGCAACTCCTGGGCGTCTAAATGATAtactggagatgaagaagattgaTTTCCAGCAGGTTTCCCTTCTTGTGCTTGACGAAGCAGACCGAATGCTTGACATGGGTTTTGAACCCCAAATCCGTAAGATTGTGAATGAAATACCTCCTCGGAGACAGACTCTTATGTACACAGCAACTTGGCCAAAAGAAGTAAGAAAAATTGCAAGTGATCTTCTTGTGAACCCTGTCCAAGTTAACATAGGCAGGGTAGATGAGTTGGCTGCTAACAAAGCGATAACACAG TATGTTGAAGTAGTCCCTcaaatggagaaagagagacgtTTGGAGCAAATCCTTAGGTCGCAAGAAAGAGGTtcaaaagttataatattttgcTCTACAAAGAGGCTTTGTGACCATCTTGCACGTAGTGTCGGACGTCATTTTGGCGCTGTTGTGATCCATGGAGACAAGTCTCAAGGTGAGAGAGATTGGGTACTTGGCCAGTTCCGAACCGGTAAATCTTGTGTATTAATAGCTACTGATGTTGCCGCCCGGGGACTCGATATAAAAGACATAAG AGTTGTGATCAACTACGATTTTCCAACTGGCGTTGAAGACTATGTCCACCGTATTGGGAGAACCGGTCGAGCCGGTGCAACTGGAGTGGCATTCACTTTCTTCACAGAGCAAGATTGGAAATACGCGCCTGATTTGATCAAAGTCCTCGAAGGAGCGAACCAGCAAGTACCGCCTCAAGTAAGGGACATTGCAATgcgtggtggtggtggtcctgGTTATAGCCAGGATCGAAGAGGTATGGCTAACCGGTTTGACTCTGGTAGTGGTGGTAGCCGTTGGGATTCTGCTGGAGGGTTTGGTGGCCGTGGTGGTGGGTTTGGTGGGCGTGATGGTGGGTTTGGTGGGCGTGAGGGTGGGTTTGGTGGCCGTGAAGGTGGGTTTGGTGGCCGTGAGGGTGGGTTTGGTGGCCGTGAAGGTGGGTTTGGTGGGCGTGAAGGTAGTTTTGGTGGCCGTGAAGGTGGGTTTGATGGCCGTGGTGGCGGATTTGGAACCAGAGATGACTCATTTGGACGTGGCGGGAATCGTGGTCGGGGTTTCACTGGTCCTGATGCTGGTCGTATGAATGTTGGTGGTAGAGGCGGATTTAGTCGGTTTGGCAATAATAATATGGATGGCGGAGGCTTTGGTCGTGGTGGTGGTAGAGGCTTTGGTCGTGGTGTTGGAAGGTTTGACAACAGAAGAGGTAGAAGTCGTAGCAGAAGTCCTGATTTGGTTCGGCCAAGGCGACGTAGCCTGAGCTATAGCCGGAGTAGAAGCCGGAGCCGGAGCTACAGTCGTAGTCGTAGCAGGAGTTGGTCACGTTCAAGGAGTCGCAGCCCTAGACATAGCCGTGACCGTGGTGGTCATAACAGGAGCAGAAGCTATAGCCGTAGTCCTAGTCCGGTTTATGAAAGACGAGATAGACGGCCACGAATGTCTGGGTTTGATATTAAACCACCAATTGAGTCTGTAGTGAACCCGGACATGAATGCGGTTGAAACCGTGGTTCCTACAGCCATGTCTGAGAGACAAGGGAATGGGGTTGTTGAATCGGAGATAGAAGCGGCTTTAGTACGACCAGTGGTTGATGAACCATAA
- the LOC104724089 gene encoding elongation of fatty acids protein 3-like has product MASLTSTLTYWLVNHPYIANFTWIEGETLGSTVFFVSLVVSVYLSATLLLRSAIDSLPSLSPSVLKPITAVHSLILCLLSLIMAVGCTLSVTTTSSQDPKSRFLHAICFPVDVKPSGPLFFWAQVFYLSKILEFGDTILIVLGKSIQRLSFLHVYHHATVVVMCYLWLRTRQSMFPVALVTNSTVHVIMYGYYFLCAVGSRPKWKRLVTDCQIVQFVFSFGLSGWMLREHLFGSGCSGIWGWCFNAAFNASLLALFSNFHSKNYVKKTNEVHQKGD; this is encoded by the coding sequence ATGGCGTCGCTTACCTCCACTCTAACCTACTGGCTCGTTAACCACCCTTACATAGCCAATTTCACTTGGATCGAAGGTGAGACCCTTGGCTCCAccgtcttcttcgtctctctcgtAGTCTCCGTTTACCTCTCCGCCACACTCCTCCTCCGATCCGCCATCGATTCGCTCCCATCGCTCAGTCCCAGCGTTCTCAAACCAATCACAGCCGTCCACAGCCTAATCCTCTGTCTCCTCTCCTTAATCATGGCCGTCGGCTGCACTCTCTCCGTAACAACAACCTCGTCTCAAGATCCCAAGTCGCGTTTCCTCCACGCGATTTGTTTCCCCGTCGACGTGAAACCTAGCGGACCTCTTTTCTTCTGGGCTCAAGTCTTCTACCTCTCCAAGATCCTCGAGTTCGGAGACACGATCCTCATCGTACTCGGCAAATCAATCCAACGGCTCTCGTTCCTCCACGTATACCACCACGCGACGGTTGTGGTCATGTGTTATCTCTGGCTTCGGACTCGCCAGTCTATGTTTCCTGTCGCGCTCGTGACGAACTCGACGGTACACGTCATCATGTACGGTTACTACTTCCTCTGCGCCGTTGGATCGAGGCCTAAGTGGAAGAGGTTGGTCACGGATTGTCAGATTGTTCAGTTCGTTTTCAGTTTCGGGTTATCCGGTTGGATGCTCCGAGAACATTTATTCGGGTCGGGTTGCTCCGGGATTTGGGGTTGGTGTTTCAACGCTGCGTTTAATGCTTCTCTTTTGGCTCTCTTTTCCAACTTCCATTCTAAGAACTATGTCAAGAAGACGAATGAGGTTCACCAAAAAGGCGATTAA
- the LOC104724169 gene encoding pyruvate dehydrogenase (acetyl-transferring) kinase, mitochondrial-like, protein MAVKKACEMFPKNLIEDLHKWGRMKQTGVSLRYMMEFGSKPTERNLLISAQFLHKELPIRVARRALELQTLPYGLSDKPAVLKVRDWYLESFRDMRAFPEIKDSNDEKEFTQMIKAVKVRHNNVVPMMALGVNQLKKGMNSGTLDEIHQFLDRFYLSRIGIRMLIGQHVELHNPNPPLHTVGYIHTKMSPMEVARNASEDARSICFREYGSAPEINIYGDPSFTFPYVPTHLHLMMYELVKNSLRAVQERFVDSDRVAPPIRIIVADGIEDVTIKVSDEGGGIPRSGLPKIFTYLYSTARNPLVEELELGPADVPVTMAGYGYGLPISRLYARYFGGDLQIISMEGYGTDAYLHLSRLGDSQEPLP, encoded by the exons ATGGCAGTTAAGAAAGCCTGCGAAATGTTTCCCAAGAATTTGATCGAGGATTTACACAAATGGGGTCGCATGAAGCAAACGGGTGTGAGCCTCAGGTATATGATGGAGTTTGGTTCCAAACCTACTGAGAGGAATCTTCTCATCTCCGCTCAGTTTCTCCATAAGGAGCTTCCGATTCGTGTCGCCAGGCGAGCCCTCGAACTCCAGACGCTTCCTTATGGTCTCTCCGATAAACCTGCCGTTTTGAAG GTACGGGATTGGTATCTGGAATCATTCAGGGACATGAGAGCATTTCCTGAGATTAAGGATTCGAATGATGAGAAAGAATTCACTCAGATGATTAAGGCTGTTAAAGTGAGGCACAACAATGTGGTTCCCATGATGGCTTTGGGTGTTAATCAGCTTAAGAAAGGCATGAATTCCGGAACTCTTGATGAGATTCATCAGTTTCTTGATCGTTTCTACTTGTCTCGAATTGGGATCCGTATGCTTATTG GGCAGCATGTTGAGTTGCATAATCCAAATCCACCACTTCATACTGTGGGTTACATACACACTAAGATGTCTCCTATGGAGGTAGCCAGGAACGCTAGTGAAGATGCTCGCTCAATTTGTTTCCGAGAGTATGGTTCTGCACctgaaataaacatatatgGGGATCCCAGTTTCACCTTCCC GTATGTTCCAACGCACTTGCATCTTATGATGTATGAGCTAGTCAAGAACTCTCTACGTGCTGTCCAAGAGAGATTTGTTGACTCCGATAGAGTTGCACCACCTATCCGCATTATAGTTGCTGATGGAATCGAAGATGTTACAATAAAG GTCTCAGATGAAGGTGGAGGTATACCCAGGAGTGGTCTTCCCAAAATATTCACATATCTTTACAGTACCGCAAGAAACCCGCTTGTGGAGGAATTGGAATTAGGACCAGCTGATGTTCCAGTGACTATGGCTGGTTATGGTTATGGTCTGCCGATTAGTCGCTTGTATGCTCGATATTTTGGTGGAGATTTGCAGATCATATCCATGGAAGGATATG GGACTGATGCTTACTTGCACTTGTCTCGTCTTGGAGATTCGCAAGAGCCTTTGCCCTAA